The Reichenbachiella carrageenanivorans region TCCACTATTTCTACAATACATCTAAACCCCACGTCCGTTTTGTAGGCCTGAGTGTCGTCTTCTTCGAATATTGCCTCATCGGTATTAGGCGTCAGGTAACTGCCCCCAATAGCATAGCCTTCTGCTACCAATTCTTTCACATTTCCATAGAGGTTGTAAAACCCTCTGTCATTGGGTTCAAAACTATAGATATACTGAGGGATCATGATGGGCACGCCATCTGATTCATATTTGAGGTTTACGTTGTATCCAATAAAGGATGCTTTGACTAGCATGGACTCATCGGCAAATCTGTTTTTTACGATATCTTCCTCTATAAACAAACTGGCTTTTTTACTTACTTCGTGTGGCATGATTCGGATTTCTTCTGTTGTAGACCCTGCAGCTTTTAGCCACTCTGCTTTGGTGGGCAGTCTACCTGCAAATTTGTATTTTCTTGATTCATCGATGAGTATTTCCTGTAGACCTATGTTGAGTTTTTCTGCACGCCATTGGCAGTAGGTTTCGGCAGTTTCGTAGGTTACTGCTAGTACTGGGAAAAATGAAAATTCAGGGTTTTTGAAGTAGTTCAGTACATATTTGCTTTCTTGTTTGGGAATATAGGGTTTGTCTTGGTATCGCCCAGAGTCTTTTACCATAAAGAAGAGAAACTCTTCGAAATGTATGTTGGCCAATTCGGTTTGATCCAGAAATTTGCCTTTAGCAATGGGTAATGTGCCAGGCGGTACGATATAATTTTGGTTGTATAGTTCGGTGTCATTCCATTCAGAGTCTTTCCATGGGTCATATTTGCCTTGATAGAAAATTGTTTTTTCAGAATGTTTGTTGGCTTCGTATACCTGTAGCATTTGTCCAGAGGCTTCGGGATCATAGGTGTATATCGGCATGGCCGTTCGTTCGCTACAGCAGCTGGGGGCAAAACTGACAGGGTGTAGGTCTTGGGCGAAAGACAGTATCGGACAGAATAATGAAAGCAAGAGATATTTCATAAGAGTAGAATAAAGTATGGCGTCTAGCGTACGATCTTGGTCACGCATCTAAAACCAATGTCGGTTTGATAATCAAATGTTGTGGTATGTTCAAATAGCTCTTCATGAGAATTTCCCGTTTTGTAGCTGCCACCTATGGCGTACCCTTCTTGTAGGATTTCCTTCACATTACCATACATGTTGTATGTGCCTGTTGCTCGTGGTTCGAATCCATAAATATAAAAGGGAATGTCGAGTTTGATGGCAAATTCAGTCCCGTGATTGAGGTTTACATTATACCCATATACGGTAGTAGATGCTAGTATTTTTTCGTCAGCAAATTCATTAGCTATCACATCGTACTGAAGAAATTCTTGAGCCTTTTTGTTGATTTCATACGTGCGGTCTCTAATTTCCTTTGTGCTGTGTCCAGCAGCTCTTTTCCATTCGTGTTCAGATGGTAGTCGGCCTTCGTATCTGTATTTTTTGTAGGGGTTGTCGCTAGCTAAGAAATCTTTGAGATCTTCGTTTAGGTTTTTGGCTTTCCAATCACAAAAGGTTTTCGCGCTTTCTGCGTCTATACCCACTACAGGAAAAAAGTAAAACTCAGGATTATTGTAGTAGTTGGTCATGTATTTTTCATCCAATACTGGTACATACGAATCGTGAATGGCTTTCCCCGAATCACGATCTACAAAATGAAGAAATTCATGATAGTGTATGTTAGCCACCTCAGTGGCATCAATATATACTCTTTTGAAAAGAGGGATGGTTTGAGGAGGGACGATATAGTCCTGGAAATAGAGGATGTTGGCTTTGTTTTCTTTTTCCTTCCATGGGTCATAATAGCCGTTGTAATAGAGCGATTGTTCGGAGTATGCATTGGCTTCGTCGAGAAATAGATGGTCTATGGCGTAGACCTTATTGTACGTATAAATTTCACGATCAGTAATGGCAGACACAGGGCCAGGAGAGTCGGCAGTAGGGTGTTTTTTGGCTTGCGCCAATGCAGTTTTGCCCCAACCTATAACTGCCGTGCAAAAGAGCACAGTGGTGAGTTTAGTTATGTTCAATTTTTCTTCTTTAATGACTGCAAATCCATTCTACAGCTTCATCCATTTGTCCATCGTCAAAGCGTTTGAGTTCTGCTTTTACAAAATGATTGGCTAAACTGGGGAAAGATTTGATCAAGTTGTCTTCGGTCATAAATCCCACCTTGCTGATAAGTTTATGATGGTCTTTCACAAATTTGACATGATGAAAAAAACTGTCCAAATTATCCCAACCAGGGAACTTTTTGACCATGATAATGAGTCCTGCCAGCTTGCCGAAATCTTCAATATAATGATCCACTTCATCGGTTAGGTTTTCCATGTCAAACACAGAAATGGGTCCATTAATAGAAAGTATCACATAGCCTTGATCTTTATTTAGACTTAGGTTGATCATAGGTAAATAGACGTTTTGCTGCATTTAAAAGTACTAGAATTAATTTGAAATGAAAGAATAAGAGTAGTAGCTATTCGACGAATCTTTGTAGTTGTTATCATCAATCTTAGGATTGCTATAATAATTATTCATAAAATGCATTTAGATGAAAACATACAATCTCATTTTTCGACCCATTTTTTAAATGCCCCATACTATCTTAGCGGTTTGTACCAATTATGATTATGGAATACCTGTCGCAAATAAAAGAAGCCACTCAATACATTTTATCACAAACAGATTTTAAGCCTGATTATGGTGTCATTTTAGGTACGGGGTTGGGCGCTTTGGTCAACGATGTGCAAATCGTTCATGAGATCAATTATGAAGACATTTTACATTTTCCATTGTCTACGGTAGAATCTCATTCGGGCAAATTGATATTTGGTCATTTGGGTGAAAAAAGAGTGGTCGTGATGAAAGGTCGCTTTCATTACTACGAAGGGTACAATATGAAGGAAGTGACGTTCCCCGTCAGGGTAATGAAGATGCTTGGTATCAAAAAACTTATCATATCTAATGCCTCAGGTGCACTCAATCCAGCCTATCAGAAAAGCGAACTGATGGTGATCAATGATCACATCAATATGCAGACAGAAAATCCTTTGACAGGAAAAAATCTGGATGAAATGGGTGTGCGATTTCCTGACATGAGTGAGCCATATGAGCAATCTATGATCGATACGGCCATGCAGATTGCTGAAAAAGAAAATATACCTCTGCATCAAGGCGTTTATGTAGGAGTAAATGGCCCAAACCTTGAGACACGAGCAGAGTATCATATGCTTCGTGTGATAGGAGCAGATGCTGTGGGAATGTCTACCGTGCCCGAAAATATAGTGGCGAGACAGATGGATATTCCTGTTTTTGCCGTTTCTGTATTAACAGACTTATGTTATCCCGGCCATATTCAAAAAATATCCGTAGAAGAAGTGATTGCAGCAGCCATGAAGGCTGAACCTTACTTGACAAAGTTGATCAAGCAGGTGATCGCTGCAGATAAAATATAAAATAGTACGTATTAAATATGAGCTTAGAAGGAAGAGTAGCCATTGTAACGGGCGCGAGTAAAGGCATTGGATTAGAAATTGTGAAGCAGCTGCTAACCAAAGGGGTGAAAGTAGCGGGTTGGAGCCGCACGGACAACGACATCACGGATCCCAATTATCTATTTATATCTGTAGATGTAAGTGACCCAGAGAGCGTAGCGCACGCCTATAGGCAGACCGCAGAAATGCTGGGCGAAAACATTGATATATTAGTCAATAATGCAGGGTTTGGTATTGCAGGCCCTATGGATGAAATGGTTTTTGAAGATTGGAAAAGGATGTTTGACGTAAATGTGCATGGCATATTTTTCACATCTAATGCAGTTATTCCTAAGATGAAAGAATTGGATCGTGGCCATATCATCAATATCAGCTCTATCGCTGGTAGAAACCCAGTAAAAGGATTTGCGGGTTATGCAGGCACCAAACATGCTGTGACAGGTATTTCACATTCTATGTTTATGGAATTGAGAGATTTCGGGATTAAAGTGACTTGTATATACCCAGGTAGCGTCAATACCAATTTCTTTGATGATATCGATGCGGTAACAGCCAATGAGAACATGATGAGACCAGAAGATGTGGCCAGTAGCGTAGTCCATTGTCTGGAGACTCACCCTAATTATTTGCCAGTCGATTTTGAAGTGCGACCTTTGCGACCGAACCCAACAAAATAATCTTTAGATTAAATCAAAATTTCCTTGTCGATAGAAGTACAAAATCTGACTAAAACCTACGGGCAGCAAAAAGCTGTTGATGGCATCTCATTTTCGGCCAACCGAGGCGAGATCTTGGGGTTCTTAGGGCCTAATGGTGCAGGAAAATCCACCACGATGAAAATTGCCACGGGCTACTTAGGAGCTACCGCAGGGCAGGTGCTCATTGGTGGTATCAACGTAGCAGAAGATCCTATCAGTGCCAAGCGCATTACAGGCTACTTACCAGAGCACAATCCGCTCTATTTGGATATGTATATTCATGAGTTTTTAGCCTTTTCGGCCAAAGTGAACCAAATGAAAGTAGCAGAAATCAAGGCTGCAGTAAAGCGTGTGGTTGAGATGTGTGGTTTGACTTTAGAACAAAACAAGAAAATAGGTCAGTTGTCCAAAGGCTATCGCCAACGCGTGGGGTTAGCACAAGCACTACTCCACGACCCAGAAGTCTTGATTTTGGATGAACCGACTACGGGTTTGGATCCTAATCAGATTTTGGAAATCCGTAAGTTGATCAAAGAAGTGAGCAAGGATAAAACCGTGATTTTTTCTTCGCACATCATGCAGGAGGTAGAAGCACTTTGCGACCGGGTGGTTGTGATCAACAAAGGGCAGCTCGTGGCGGATCAGCCGATTACGGAATTCTCAAAAGGCCTTTCGGATGAAACTTGGCTACGTGTAGAGTTTAAGTCGGCCATCGATCAGAAGTTGCTAACTAAAATTATAGAAGTGACTGACGTACAAGCCGTGAGTCCCTGTATATACAAATTGCAAGTGACCAATAGTGAAGAGGCGAGAAGTGCGGTATTCAAATTGGCAGGGGAGAAGAATTTGCCCTTGGTAGGCTTACAAGAGGAGGAGAGCTCCTTCGACGAAATTTTCCACTTACTGACTAAAGAGAAATAAATGCTGGCGGTATTTGTAAAAGAAATTAATAGTTTCCTCAATAGCCTGATCGCATACATTGTGATAGGTGTGTTTTTGACTTCCATTGGGTTACTGATGTGGGTATTTCCAGAAAGTAGTATTCTAGAATATGGCTATGCCGATATGAGTACGTTATTCAATCTGGGGCCCTATGTTTTTATGTTTCTCATTCCAGCGATTACTATGCGATTTTTTTCAGAAGAAAAACGCACAGGTACCGAAGAGCTGCTAATGACCAAACCATTGACTACGCTTCAGATCATTTTAGGAAAGTACTTTGCAGGTTTTGCTTTGGTGTTTTTGTCAGTGCTACCCACGTTGTTCTATTTCTATTCGGTCTATGCTTTGGGCAACCCAGTAGGCAATCTAGACATCTCGGGTACGGTTGGCTCATACATTGGTTTGTTGTTGTTGGGAGGTGTGTTTGTAGCCATTGGCATATTTTCTTCAGCTCTTACCGACAATCAGGTCGTAGCCTTTGTTTTGGCAGTATTTCTGTGTTTTGTGCTATACTCTGGGTTATCATCGTTGGCTACTATCGATGTGTGGGGCGAGTCTTCTTTGTGGCTGCAGCAGATCAGCTTGGTTTTTCATTACGAATCGCTTAGTAGAGGCCTTATAGATATAGCAGATATCGTGTATTTTATCAGTGTAGTGGCGATTATGGTACTTTTTACTCAACTCAAATTGGACGCTAAGAAATGGTAAATCAGAAGCGAATAGAAAGCCTTTTGAGGTTGGGTATAGGTCTATTACTCCTAGTCATTTTAAATCAACTGGCAGGGATATACCCTATGCGATTGGATCTCACAGAAGAGAAAAGATATTCAGTCACACCAGCTACACGTGCGATGTTGGAAGACTTGCAGGATGTCGTATATATAGAGGTATTTCTTGAAGGTGAAATGCCAGCAGGATTCAAAAGATTGCGTAAAGCAATTGAAGAAACCTTGAGTCAGTTCGATTACTACGCCGATGGTTTGGTGAAAGTAGACTTTATAGACCCATCTGCTGCACTCAACGAAAAAGCCAGGAATGAATATTTTCGTTCGCTCATGCAACGAGGTCTACAGCCTACCAACCTCTCTTATAAGCGGGATGGAAATAAGACGGAAAAGCTGATTTTTCCAGGAGCCATCGTGAGCTACTATGGTCAGGAAGTACCTGTGACACTCCTTCGTGGGAGTCAGTCGGCTACTGCAGAAGAACGCTTGAACCAATCTATAGAAGGGCTGGAATATGAATTGGCAAATGCCATTCGAATCCTTTCTAATGATAGGAAAAAGACTGTAGCGCTGATCCAAGGTCATGGTGAACCAGATAGCCTGAATCTGGCAGGGTTGACCAATGCGCTTTTGGAAAAATATGATGTATTTAATGTTGACCTGAGTACAGGTAACAAAGATTTGGGTATATATGATGCGGTTATCTTCCCGAAACCTGCTACGGTCTTTTCTACAGAAGAAAAATACGAAATCGATCAGTATATCATGAATGGAGGGAAGACACTATTTTTTGTAGATGCCCTACGAGTAAATATGGACAGTGCAAGTGGAGAAGGGACTTTTGCTTTTCCGTATGAGTTGGGACTCGACGATATGTTTTTCAAATATGGAGTGCGTATCAATCGTGATTATGTGCAAGATATCGTGTGTGGAGAGTATCCGATTGTGGCGGGCAATATGGGTGATCAGGCACAAATTCGCATGCTACCTTGGCCGTTTTTTCCGATGGTCAATAATTTTGGTAATCATCCGATTGTAAAAAACTTAGATGCTGTTTCTATGAAATTTGTTTCTACGATTGATACAGTGAAGGCTGATGGTATTGAGAAAATCCCGTTGCTCAAGACCTCGCAATACTCTATGGTCAATCAAGCACCAGTGAAAGTGGCTTTCAATGAATTGAGAAAGAATCTTGATCCTGAACGATTCAATCAAGGATCGAAAAATGTGGCTTATTTGCTCAAGGGTAAATTCACTTCCATTTATAAAAATAGAATTTTACCGAAAGGCATAAACAAAAGCGAATTTAAGGGTACAGGTAAGGAAACTTCTATTTTGATTTGCTCAGACGGCGATATGATTCGCAACGAATTTAGTCTCAAAGATGGCACGCCCATGGAACTTGGACTGAGCCCATACAGTCAAATGAAATTTGCCAATAAGGATTTTGTGATGAATGCCGTCGATTATATGCTCAATGATCAGGGATTGATCGTTTCTAAAAACAAGTCACTGGCAATACGCCCGCTCGACAAAGTAAAAATAGCCAAAGAAAAACTGATATGGCAGTTGATCAACCTCGTATTGCCTATTGTATTGCTCGTTATTTATGGTGTTTTGAGGGCTTATTGGAGAAAGAGAAAATACGCAAGTTTTAAGTAAGGAGATGACTAAAATTAAGAAACTCAGTTTTGTTTTTGTAGCGCTTTTGGTGGTTTCCTTGGTGCTAACTTGGGTGGGACGAAAGGAAAAGGTGGTAGCTGTAGATAAAACTTTATTTGCGGTAGCAGACACCACACAGATGGTAAGTCTGGCGATTGCATCTGGTGCAGACCAAATTGTGATCAAAAGAGAAAAGAAGAGTTGGAAAATTAATGATCAGTATAATGCAGACCCGCAATTGATTTATTTGACTCAGCGTATTTTGAATGCCGTACAAACCCAACGTCCAGTGAGCCAATCCAACTTTGAATCTATCAAAAAAGAACTGCAGACGGATGGTAAATTAGTAACTGTAGGTTTCGAAGACGGTCATACGCAGCAGTTTTATGCAGGTGGGAATACAGCCAAAACCACGGCCTATTTTGGAAATGAAAGTTTAACTAAAATTTATACTGTGGCTATCCCAGGGTATAAAAGTTATCTGTCTGGTATTTTTGAGCTTTCGCTCAATCAATGGAGAGATCGAGTGCTTTTTGCTTCAAGCTGGCGGACTATTCAAGAATTGGAAATCAACTATACGAGCAGCGATCAGGAGAATTTATCCATACGTTTCGATCAGCAGTTTTTGGCAGTGAGAGGTGTAAGTGTGTTAGATACAGCTGCCTTGATGAATTACTTGCAGCCGTTGGAGTTTTTTCAGCTCAATGACTACCTCACGCCAGGCAATTTTCCGAAGTATGATAGTTTGCTTGATGAGGCGCCTATTGCCACAGTAAAGTTGCAAGACATCAATCCAAGTAACAATCGACAACTTGCGATCTATCCGAAAATAGCAGGAGAGCAATTCTATCTTGTCATGGATCAAGCAAATGAAATGATCGTAGTGGATGCTGTCCGGATGGAACGATTCTTGGTTGGTTCGTCTGCTTTCAAACGTCAAGAATAATCGTTCCCTTGAGCACTACACTCACAATCAAAAACATGGTTTGTCCGAGGTGTATCTCGGCCGTCAATCAGATTGTGAATGGCTTAAAACTCAAGGTGAAAGATATCCGACTCGGTGCAGTAGAATTGGATGAAGATGTGTTGGATGCCAAAACCATGATTGAGTTGGATCAAATGCTTTCAGAAAGCGGCTTCGAGCGGATAGATGGTAAAAAATCACAATTGCTTGAGCGAATCAAAACATTGGTTATACAAACCATTCACTACGAAAATCATTTCCAACTGACCATTAACTGGTCAGATTTTTTGTCGGAGAGGCTAGCTCATGACTATCATTACCTGAGTACCTTGTTTTCTTCTGTAATGGGTATCACACTAGAGCAGTACATTATCAAACAAAAGATAGAAAAGGTAAAAGAATATTTACATTACGACCAACTGGCTATAAAGGAAATCGCCTTTAAATTGGGATACAGTAGTGTGGCGCATCTTTCGGCACAGTTCAAAAAGGTGACAGGTATGCCTCCCTCAGCTTTCAAAAAAGGCAATTCGTCTGTAGATAGACAGTCACTAGACGGTATCCAATAATCATATAACAATCACTACGAATTGTGTAACTCCTAGCAAATAGGCTTGCATACCTTTGAGTCATAGATTTAAATATCTAGCGTTTTGTTATTTAGAACACAAGAGAATCTAAAAACAAACGACTAAACGTTAATGAAACCTAGAGTGCGATAGATGAGGCCTGTTTTGGCTCTTGTCTTCAATAGCGAATGAGGTCATGATTAAAATTAGATTAAGATGAAACATACCTATCGAGTCACCGGAATGTCCTGCAACGGATGTAAATCACATGTAGAGGAAGCACTTTTGCAATTGCCAGAAGTGAAGTCGGCCAGTGTAGAGTTAGCCGAAGGCACCGTGACATTGGAGATGTTAGCGCACTTGGAGCTAGCCCAATTGCAAGAGGTGTTGGCGGATTCGCAGTATGTGATTCATCCAGCGGATTATCCCAAGGAAGAGAAAAAACTAGCACCGATGCCCACGATAAGAGGTGAGAATTATTACTGCCCTATGCATTGTGAAGGGGAGAAAACCTATAGGCAGTTTGGGGATTGTCCCGTTTGTGGAATGGATCTAGTAGCAGAAGTAAGTGCTGCCAGTACATCAGCTACGGAATATACGTGCCCCATGCACCCAGATATAGTAAGTGACAAGCCGGGTAGCTGTCCCAAATGTGGGATGGATTTAGTGTCTAAAGAACCAGAAACTGCTGTCGAGGACAAGAGCTTTCAACGTTTAGTTAGGAAATTTAAAATAGCCACTGGATTTACACTGCCGATCTTCCTGATCGCCATGTCTGATATGTTACCCAACAATTCCATATATCAATGGATGCCGATTCAGTATTGGAATTGGGTTCAATTGCTCTTATCGATTCCAGTGGTGTTTTATGCTACATGGATGTTTTTTCAGCGTGCCTACACATCTATCATGACTAGAAATTACAACATGTTTACACTGATCGGTATAGGTGCAGGCGTAGCTTGGCTATTTAGTGTGTTTGGGTTGCTATTTCCAGAGGTATTTCCAGACCAATTTCGAACGGAGTCTGGAGCGATACACATGTATTTCGAATCGGCTACAGTCATTCTGACTTTGGTTTTGCTCGGACAAGTGCTAGAAGCCAGAGCGCATAGTAAAACCAATAGTGCGGTAAAGAAATTACTCAAGTTGGCACCCAATCGTGCAGTTAAAATTGTAGGTGGAGAGGAAATAGAAATTGCCATTAATGAAATAGTTGTGGGAGATCTCCTTCGAGTGAAACCGGGAGACAAGGTGCCTGTAGATGGGGAAATCAAAGAAGGGAATAGCACGATAGATGAGTCCATGATTACCGGAGAACCTATGCCTGTGGATAAACAGGCGGGCGACAAAGTGAGTGCTGGTACTATCAATGGCAAACAATCTTTTACCATAACCGCACAGAAAATAGGTGCAGATACCCTGCTTTCACAAATCATTG contains the following coding sequences:
- the gldG gene encoding gliding motility-associated ABC transporter substrate-binding protein GldG translates to MVNQKRIESLLRLGIGLLLLVILNQLAGIYPMRLDLTEEKRYSVTPATRAMLEDLQDVVYIEVFLEGEMPAGFKRLRKAIEETLSQFDYYADGLVKVDFIDPSAALNEKARNEYFRSLMQRGLQPTNLSYKRDGNKTEKLIFPGAIVSYYGQEVPVTLLRGSQSATAEERLNQSIEGLEYELANAIRILSNDRKKTVALIQGHGEPDSLNLAGLTNALLEKYDVFNVDLSTGNKDLGIYDAVIFPKPATVFSTEEKYEIDQYIMNGGKTLFFVDALRVNMDSASGEGTFAFPYELGLDDMFFKYGVRINRDYVQDIVCGEYPIVAGNMGDQAQIRMLPWPFFPMVNNFGNHPIVKNLDAVSMKFVSTIDTVKADGIEKIPLLKTSQYSMVNQAPVKVAFNELRKNLDPERFNQGSKNVAYLLKGKFTSIYKNRILPKGINKSEFKGTGKETSILICSDGDMIRNEFSLKDGTPMELGLSPYSQMKFANKDFVMNAVDYMLNDQGLIVSKNKSLAIRPLDKVKIAKEKLIWQLINLVLPIVLLVIYGVLRAYWRKRKYASFK
- a CDS encoding formylglycine-generating enzyme family protein, producing MRDQDRTLDAILYSTLMKYLLLSLFCPILSFAQDLHPVSFAPSCCSERTAMPIYTYDPEASGQMLQVYEANKHSEKTIFYQGKYDPWKDSEWNDTELYNQNYIVPPGTLPIAKGKFLDQTELANIHFEEFLFFMVKDSGRYQDKPYIPKQESKYVLNYFKNPEFSFFPVLAVTYETAETYCQWRAEKLNIGLQEILIDESRKYKFAGRLPTKAEWLKAAGSTTEEIRIMPHEVSKKASLFIEEDIVKNRFADESMLVKASFIGYNVNLKYESDGVPIMIPQYIYSFEPNDRGFYNLYGNVKELVAEGYAIGGSYLTPNTDEAIFEEDDTQAYKTDVGFRCIVEIVEQ
- the gldF gene encoding gliding motility-associated ABC transporter permease subunit GldF; amino-acid sequence: MLAVFVKEINSFLNSLIAYIVIGVFLTSIGLLMWVFPESSILEYGYADMSTLFNLGPYVFMFLIPAITMRFFSEEKRTGTEELLMTKPLTTLQIILGKYFAGFALVFLSVLPTLFYFYSVYALGNPVGNLDISGTVGSYIGLLLLGGVFVAIGIFSSALTDNQVVAFVLAVFLCFVLYSGLSSLATIDVWGESSLWLQQISLVFHYESLSRGLIDIADIVYFISVVAIMVLFTQLKLDAKKW
- the gldA gene encoding gliding motility-associated ABC transporter ATP-binding subunit GldA, which encodes MSIEVQNLTKTYGQQKAVDGISFSANRGEILGFLGPNGAGKSTTMKIATGYLGATAGQVLIGGINVAEDPISAKRITGYLPEHNPLYLDMYIHEFLAFSAKVNQMKVAEIKAAVKRVVEMCGLTLEQNKKIGQLSKGYRQRVGLAQALLHDPEVLILDEPTTGLDPNQILEIRKLIKEVSKDKTVIFSSHIMQEVEALCDRVVVINKGQLVADQPITEFSKGLSDETWLRVEFKSAIDQKLLTKIIEVTDVQAVSPCIYKLQVTNSEEARSAVFKLAGEKNLPLVGLQEEESSFDEIFHLLTKEK
- a CDS encoding formylglycine-generating enzyme family protein, producing the protein MNITKLTTVLFCTAVIGWGKTALAQAKKHPTADSPGPVSAITDREIYTYNKVYAIDHLFLDEANAYSEQSLYYNGYYDPWKEKENKANILYFQDYIVPPQTIPLFKRVYIDATEVANIHYHEFLHFVDRDSGKAIHDSYVPVLDEKYMTNYYNNPEFYFFPVVGIDAESAKTFCDWKAKNLNEDLKDFLASDNPYKKYRYEGRLPSEHEWKRAAGHSTKEIRDRTYEINKKAQEFLQYDVIANEFADEKILASTTVYGYNVNLNHGTEFAIKLDIPFYIYGFEPRATGTYNMYGNVKEILQEGYAIGGSYKTGNSHEELFEHTTTFDYQTDIGFRCVTKIVR
- a CDS encoding helix-turn-helix domain-containing protein, with translation MSTTLTIKNMVCPRCISAVNQIVNGLKLKVKDIRLGAVELDEDVLDAKTMIELDQMLSESGFERIDGKKSQLLERIKTLVIQTIHYENHFQLTINWSDFLSERLAHDYHYLSTLFSSVMGITLEQYIIKQKIEKVKEYLHYDQLAIKEIAFKLGYSSVAHLSAQFKKVTGMPPSAFKKGNSSVDRQSLDGIQ
- a CDS encoding SpoIIAA family protein, encoding MINLSLNKDQGYVILSINGPISVFDMENLTDEVDHYIEDFGKLAGLIIMVKKFPGWDNLDSFFHHVKFVKDHHKLISKVGFMTEDNLIKSFPSLANHFVKAELKRFDDGQMDEAVEWICSH
- a CDS encoding DUF4340 domain-containing protein — encoded protein: MTKIKKLSFVFVALLVVSLVLTWVGRKEKVVAVDKTLFAVADTTQMVSLAIASGADQIVIKREKKSWKINDQYNADPQLIYLTQRILNAVQTQRPVSQSNFESIKKELQTDGKLVTVGFEDGHTQQFYAGGNTAKTTAYFGNESLTKIYTVAIPGYKSYLSGIFELSLNQWRDRVLFASSWRTIQELEINYTSSDQENLSIRFDQQFLAVRGVSVLDTAALMNYLQPLEFFQLNDYLTPGNFPKYDSLLDEAPIATVKLQDINPSNNRQLAIYPKIAGEQFYLVMDQANEMIVVDAVRMERFLVGSSAFKRQE
- a CDS encoding purine-nucleoside phosphorylase, whose amino-acid sequence is MEYLSQIKEATQYILSQTDFKPDYGVILGTGLGALVNDVQIVHEINYEDILHFPLSTVESHSGKLIFGHLGEKRVVVMKGRFHYYEGYNMKEVTFPVRVMKMLGIKKLIISNASGALNPAYQKSELMVINDHINMQTENPLTGKNLDEMGVRFPDMSEPYEQSMIDTAMQIAEKENIPLHQGVYVGVNGPNLETRAEYHMLRVIGADAVGMSTVPENIVARQMDIPVFAVSVLTDLCYPGHIQKISVEEVIAAAMKAEPYLTKLIKQVIAADKI
- a CDS encoding SDR family oxidoreductase yields the protein MSLEGRVAIVTGASKGIGLEIVKQLLTKGVKVAGWSRTDNDITDPNYLFISVDVSDPESVAHAYRQTAEMLGENIDILVNNAGFGIAGPMDEMVFEDWKRMFDVNVHGIFFTSNAVIPKMKELDRGHIINISSIAGRNPVKGFAGYAGTKHAVTGISHSMFMELRDFGIKVTCIYPGSVNTNFFDDIDAVTANENMMRPEDVASSVVHCLETHPNYLPVDFEVRPLRPNPTK